One Triticum dicoccoides isolate Atlit2015 ecotype Zavitan chromosome 4B, WEW_v2.0, whole genome shotgun sequence genomic window carries:
- the LOC119295857 gene encoding probable polygalacturonase isoform X1: MKRLWRLQVVLSWVLAVVLGSVHGHVRRQWGEQVPRESRPHSVTITEFGAVGDGRTLNTLPFQNAVFYARSFADKGGAQLYVPKGRWLTGSFNLTSHLTLFLEKDAIIMGAEESSQWPIVEPLPSYGQGLDLPGPRHRSLINGYNLTDVVITGNNGLIDGQGSVWWNWLRSHELNHSRPHLVEFLYSEEIVISNLTFLNSPAWSIHPMYCSNVKVHNVTIKTLLDAPLTDGIVPDSCLNVCIEDSTISVSHEAISVKSGWDKYGISIGRPTSDIHISRVDLQASSGAALAFGSEMSGGISCIHVDHLRIHGSDKGFSFKTTPDRGGYIKEVVISDVEIDGIRVAIEFIGNLSSHPDDDFDPSELPVIDQITLKNMVGTNISVAGVLSGIDGDPFTAICLSNLSFSITDSAHSSPWSCSNVSGYSESVFPEPCSELYAPFSNSSICFSLPSYSALAVA; the protein is encoded by the exons ATGAAGAGGCTA TGGCGTCTTCAGGTGGTCCTGTCATGGGTCCTGGCCGTCGTTCTCGGATCAGTCCACGGCCATGTGCGGCGGCAATGGGGGGAGCAGGTGCCCCGGGAGTCGCGGCCGCACAGCGTCACCATTACGGAGTTCGGCGCCGTAGGGGATGGTAGGACCCTGAACACCCTGCCCTTCCAAAACGCCGTCTTCTACGCCCGGTCCTTCGCCGACAAGGGCGGCGCGCAGCTGTACGTCCCCAAGGGTCGATGGCTCACCGGCAGCTTCAACCTCACCAGCCACCTCACCCTCTTCCTCGAGAAAGATGCCATCATCATGGGCGCGGAG GAGTCATCGCAATGGCCAATTGTGGAACCTTTGCCATCTTATGGCCAGGGACTAGACCTTCCAGGTCCTAGACATCGTAGCTTAATAAATGGATACAATTTAACGGATGTTGTTATTACTG GGAATAATGGACTTATCGATGGCCAGGGCTCAGTATGGTGGAATTGGCTTCGCTCTCATGAACTAAATCATAGCCGCCCTCATCTCGTGGAGTTTCTGTATTCTGAAGAAATTGTGATCTCAAACTTGACATTTTTGAACTCACCAGCCTGGAGCATACATCCAATGTACTGCAG CAATGTAAAGGTTCATAACGTCACAATTAAGACTTTGTTGGATGCTCCACTCACGGATGGCATAGTTCCAG ATTCATGTTTGAATGTGTGCATCGAAGACAGCACCATTAGTGTCAGTCATGAAGCCATCTCAGTGAAAAGTGGGTGGGACAAGTACGGCATTTCTATCGGAAGGCCAACCTCGGACATTCATATCAGCAGAGTGGATCTTCAAGCGTCATCCGGTGCCGCACTTGCATTTGGCAGTGAGATGTCCGGTGGGATCTCATGTATTCATGTTGATCACCTAAGGATACATGGTTCTGATAAAGGGTTCTCTTTCAAGACCACCCCTGACCGTGGAGGTTACATAAAGGAAGTGGTCATCTCGGATGTAGAAATAGATGGTATCCGTGTGGCCATTGAATTCATAGGTAATCTATCAAGCCATCCAGATGATGATTTTGATCCATCTGAGCTCCCGGTGATTGATCAAATCACCCTAAAGAATATGGTGGGAACAAACATCTCGGTTGCAGGAGTTTTATCAGGAATTGACGGTGATCCATTTACTGCGATCTGCCTTTCCAATCTCAGTTTCTCGATAACTGATTCGGCCCATTCTAGTCCCTGGTCTTGTTCCAATGTTTCTGGATACTCGGAATCAGTCTTCCCTGAGCCTTGCTCGGAACTGTATGCACCATTCTCAAATTCTTCAATTTGCTTCTCCCTTCCTAGTTACAGTGCCCTTGCCGTGGCATAG
- the LOC119295857 gene encoding probable polygalacturonase isoform X2 has protein sequence MKRLWRLQVVLSWVLAVVLGSVHGHVRRQWGEQVPRESRPHSVTITEFGAVGDGRTLNTLPFQNAVFYARSFADKGGAQLYVPKGRWLTGSFNLTSHLTLFLEKDAIIMGAEESSQWPIVEPLPSYGQGLDLPGPRHRSLINGYNLTDVVITGNNGLIDGQGSVWWNWLRSHELNHSRPHLVEFLYSEEIVISNLTFLNSPAWSIHPINVKVHNVTIKTLLDAPLTDGIVPDSCLNVCIEDSTISVSHEAISVKSGWDKYGISIGRPTSDIHISRVDLQASSGAALAFGSEMSGGISCIHVDHLRIHGSDKGFSFKTTPDRGGYIKEVVISDVEIDGIRVAIEFIGNLSSHPDDDFDPSELPVIDQITLKNMVGTNISVAGVLSGIDGDPFTAICLSNLSFSITDSAHSSPWSCSNVSGYSESVFPEPCSELYAPFSNSSICFSLPSYSALAVA, from the exons ATGAAGAGGCTA TGGCGTCTTCAGGTGGTCCTGTCATGGGTCCTGGCCGTCGTTCTCGGATCAGTCCACGGCCATGTGCGGCGGCAATGGGGGGAGCAGGTGCCCCGGGAGTCGCGGCCGCACAGCGTCACCATTACGGAGTTCGGCGCCGTAGGGGATGGTAGGACCCTGAACACCCTGCCCTTCCAAAACGCCGTCTTCTACGCCCGGTCCTTCGCCGACAAGGGCGGCGCGCAGCTGTACGTCCCCAAGGGTCGATGGCTCACCGGCAGCTTCAACCTCACCAGCCACCTCACCCTCTTCCTCGAGAAAGATGCCATCATCATGGGCGCGGAG GAGTCATCGCAATGGCCAATTGTGGAACCTTTGCCATCTTATGGCCAGGGACTAGACCTTCCAGGTCCTAGACATCGTAGCTTAATAAATGGATACAATTTAACGGATGTTGTTATTACTG GGAATAATGGACTTATCGATGGCCAGGGCTCAGTATGGTGGAATTGGCTTCGCTCTCATGAACTAAATCATAGCCGCCCTCATCTCGTGGAGTTTCTGTATTCTGAAGAAATTGTGATCTCAAACTTGACATTTTTGAACTCACCAGCCTGGAGCATACATCCAAT CAATGTAAAGGTTCATAACGTCACAATTAAGACTTTGTTGGATGCTCCACTCACGGATGGCATAGTTCCAG ATTCATGTTTGAATGTGTGCATCGAAGACAGCACCATTAGTGTCAGTCATGAAGCCATCTCAGTGAAAAGTGGGTGGGACAAGTACGGCATTTCTATCGGAAGGCCAACCTCGGACATTCATATCAGCAGAGTGGATCTTCAAGCGTCATCCGGTGCCGCACTTGCATTTGGCAGTGAGATGTCCGGTGGGATCTCATGTATTCATGTTGATCACCTAAGGATACATGGTTCTGATAAAGGGTTCTCTTTCAAGACCACCCCTGACCGTGGAGGTTACATAAAGGAAGTGGTCATCTCGGATGTAGAAATAGATGGTATCCGTGTGGCCATTGAATTCATAGGTAATCTATCAAGCCATCCAGATGATGATTTTGATCCATCTGAGCTCCCGGTGATTGATCAAATCACCCTAAAGAATATGGTGGGAACAAACATCTCGGTTGCAGGAGTTTTATCAGGAATTGACGGTGATCCATTTACTGCGATCTGCCTTTCCAATCTCAGTTTCTCGATAACTGATTCGGCCCATTCTAGTCCCTGGTCTTGTTCCAATGTTTCTGGATACTCGGAATCAGTCTTCCCTGAGCCTTGCTCGGAACTGTATGCACCATTCTCAAATTCTTCAATTTGCTTCTCCCTTCCTAGTTACAGTGCCCTTGCCGTGGCATAG
- the LOC119295857 gene encoding probable polygalacturonase isoform X3, whose amino-acid sequence MKRLVVLSWVLAVVLGSVHGHVRRQWGEQVPRESRPHSVTITEFGAVGDGRTLNTLPFQNAVFYARSFADKGGAQLYVPKGRWLTGSFNLTSHLTLFLEKDAIIMGAEESSQWPIVEPLPSYGQGLDLPGPRHRSLINGYNLTDVVITGNNGLIDGQGSVWWNWLRSHELNHSRPHLVEFLYSEEIVISNLTFLNSPAWSIHPMYCSNVKVHNVTIKTLLDAPLTDGIVPDSCLNVCIEDSTISVSHEAISVKSGWDKYGISIGRPTSDIHISRVDLQASSGAALAFGSEMSGGISCIHVDHLRIHGSDKGFSFKTTPDRGGYIKEVVISDVEIDGIRVAIEFIGNLSSHPDDDFDPSELPVIDQITLKNMVGTNISVAGVLSGIDGDPFTAICLSNLSFSITDSAHSSPWSCSNVSGYSESVFPEPCSELYAPFSNSSICFSLPSYSALAVA is encoded by the exons ATGAAGAGGCTA GTGGTCCTGTCATGGGTCCTGGCCGTCGTTCTCGGATCAGTCCACGGCCATGTGCGGCGGCAATGGGGGGAGCAGGTGCCCCGGGAGTCGCGGCCGCACAGCGTCACCATTACGGAGTTCGGCGCCGTAGGGGATGGTAGGACCCTGAACACCCTGCCCTTCCAAAACGCCGTCTTCTACGCCCGGTCCTTCGCCGACAAGGGCGGCGCGCAGCTGTACGTCCCCAAGGGTCGATGGCTCACCGGCAGCTTCAACCTCACCAGCCACCTCACCCTCTTCCTCGAGAAAGATGCCATCATCATGGGCGCGGAG GAGTCATCGCAATGGCCAATTGTGGAACCTTTGCCATCTTATGGCCAGGGACTAGACCTTCCAGGTCCTAGACATCGTAGCTTAATAAATGGATACAATTTAACGGATGTTGTTATTACTG GGAATAATGGACTTATCGATGGCCAGGGCTCAGTATGGTGGAATTGGCTTCGCTCTCATGAACTAAATCATAGCCGCCCTCATCTCGTGGAGTTTCTGTATTCTGAAGAAATTGTGATCTCAAACTTGACATTTTTGAACTCACCAGCCTGGAGCATACATCCAATGTACTGCAG CAATGTAAAGGTTCATAACGTCACAATTAAGACTTTGTTGGATGCTCCACTCACGGATGGCATAGTTCCAG ATTCATGTTTGAATGTGTGCATCGAAGACAGCACCATTAGTGTCAGTCATGAAGCCATCTCAGTGAAAAGTGGGTGGGACAAGTACGGCATTTCTATCGGAAGGCCAACCTCGGACATTCATATCAGCAGAGTGGATCTTCAAGCGTCATCCGGTGCCGCACTTGCATTTGGCAGTGAGATGTCCGGTGGGATCTCATGTATTCATGTTGATCACCTAAGGATACATGGTTCTGATAAAGGGTTCTCTTTCAAGACCACCCCTGACCGTGGAGGTTACATAAAGGAAGTGGTCATCTCGGATGTAGAAATAGATGGTATCCGTGTGGCCATTGAATTCATAGGTAATCTATCAAGCCATCCAGATGATGATTTTGATCCATCTGAGCTCCCGGTGATTGATCAAATCACCCTAAAGAATATGGTGGGAACAAACATCTCGGTTGCAGGAGTTTTATCAGGAATTGACGGTGATCCATTTACTGCGATCTGCCTTTCCAATCTCAGTTTCTCGATAACTGATTCGGCCCATTCTAGTCCCTGGTCTTGTTCCAATGTTTCTGGATACTCGGAATCAGTCTTCCCTGAGCCTTGCTCGGAACTGTATGCACCATTCTCAAATTCTTCAATTTGCTTCTCCCTTCCTAGTTACAGTGCCCTTGCCGTGGCATAG